A genomic window from Pseudonocardia broussonetiae includes:
- a CDS encoding ATP-binding cassette domain-containing protein — protein sequence MLWSWRLLGRALLAPLAAVVLVLAIEGGALPAFQAYSVALAATYTVLVLSVGLLAGWAGIWSVGHPALFAIGAYTVAYGSAHGWALEPTVLVAMLLAGGCGAFLGFAGARFSVLYIALLTLAFSLVALEVINRWVDVTGGDQGVAVGELTSVFGLGVLGGGGSEAVVAAILTAGVVVAVAVLARGTSLRMRMMAAKSHPVVARSVGIAPEAQSALAFGVSGAVTGLAGVLLGLITGFVSPETFSLTLGINTVAAAVLGGVGTVAGGVFGGVFLAFAPSLADLLGIDQLILQGSLLVLTLLLLPTGIVPAVGSLLRTLLRRLRPAAVTTAQPPPPLDGPPVRRTHDAVLEVGGLGVAFGGLQALDGVSLTVRPGEVVAIIGPNGAGKTTLVNALCGLLSGGRTSGSATFAGADLLRVRAIRRRALGIGRTFQHAEVFGELTVAENLLCATRWVTSARRREAEALLAQVGLAGLGGRYPDQLPFGPQKRLDLARAMAERARLLIMDEPFGGLDSAERGLLAAQIERVRAAGTSVIIIDHVLEDLFAVADRVVAFDFGRPIGEGPPAEIMADEQVRRSYLGVTSAERPRAPAPTGAAPVLTLSGVTRRYGGVTALTGIDLVVRGGAILAVVGANGAGKSTLGQILHGTLAPTTGERTVPDLLRSSLVPEGRALFRTLSVRENLEVAGYAAGVKGRELRSRIDDAAGWLPERVRTRLELPAAALSGGEQQLLAVARALIAGPRLLVVDEPALGLAPALVDEVYGRIARLTEDGVTVVVLEQLLTRALTVAHEVVVLHEGAIGATGSPDDPTFAGRAERAYFGSSTSEDPVSP from the coding sequence GTGCTCTGGTCATGGCGGCTCCTGGGCCGGGCGCTTCTCGCCCCGCTGGCCGCAGTCGTACTGGTGCTGGCCATCGAGGGCGGCGCGCTGCCCGCGTTCCAGGCCTACTCGGTGGCGCTGGCCGCGACCTACACGGTCCTGGTGCTGAGCGTCGGCCTCCTGGCGGGATGGGCGGGCATCTGGTCCGTCGGGCACCCGGCGCTCTTCGCGATCGGTGCCTACACCGTGGCGTACGGCTCGGCGCACGGCTGGGCGCTGGAGCCGACCGTCCTGGTGGCGATGCTGCTCGCGGGGGGCTGCGGTGCGTTCCTCGGCTTCGCGGGCGCCCGCTTCTCCGTCCTCTACATCGCCCTGCTGACCCTGGCGTTCAGCCTGGTGGCCCTGGAGGTCATCAACCGCTGGGTGGACGTGACCGGGGGGGACCAGGGGGTCGCGGTCGGGGAGCTCACCAGTGTGTTCGGCCTGGGAGTGTTGGGCGGCGGAGGCTCGGAGGCCGTCGTGGCGGCGATCCTCACCGCGGGCGTCGTCGTCGCCGTCGCCGTGCTCGCCCGCGGGACCAGCCTGCGGATGCGGATGATGGCGGCCAAGTCGCACCCGGTCGTCGCCCGCTCGGTCGGCATCGCGCCGGAGGCGCAGAGCGCCCTGGCGTTCGGCGTGAGTGGCGCCGTGACGGGGCTGGCCGGGGTGCTGCTCGGCCTGATCACCGGATTCGTCAGCCCCGAGACCTTCTCCCTGACGCTGGGCATCAACACGGTCGCGGCGGCGGTGCTCGGCGGCGTGGGGACGGTCGCGGGCGGCGTGTTCGGCGGGGTGTTCCTCGCGTTCGCGCCCTCCCTCGCCGATCTGCTCGGCATCGACCAGCTCATCCTGCAGGGGTCGCTGCTCGTCCTCACCCTGCTGCTGCTGCCGACCGGGATCGTCCCGGCGGTCGGCAGCCTGCTGCGCACGCTGCTGCGCCGACTGCGACCGGCCGCCGTGACGACGGCGCAACCTCCGCCGCCCCTCGACGGACCGCCGGTCCGGCGCACGCACGACGCGGTGCTCGAGGTGGGCGGTCTCGGGGTCGCCTTCGGCGGCCTGCAGGCTCTCGACGGCGTGTCCCTGACCGTGCGGCCCGGCGAGGTCGTGGCGATCATCGGACCGAACGGGGCGGGAAAGACGACGCTGGTCAACGCCCTGTGCGGGTTGCTGTCCGGCGGGAGGACGAGCGGGTCGGCGACCTTCGCCGGCGCGGACCTGCTCCGCGTCCGGGCGATCCGGCGCCGCGCACTGGGGATCGGCCGGACGTTCCAGCACGCCGAGGTCTTCGGCGAGCTGACCGTGGCCGAGAACCTCCTGTGCGCCACCCGGTGGGTCACCTCCGCCCGACGGCGCGAGGCGGAGGCGCTGCTGGCGCAGGTCGGACTCGCCGGCCTCGGCGGGCGCTATCCCGACCAGCTGCCGTTCGGTCCGCAGAAGCGGCTCGACCTCGCACGCGCGATGGCCGAGCGGGCGCGGCTGCTGATCATGGACGAGCCCTTCGGCGGGTTGGACTCCGCCGAGCGCGGCCTGCTCGCCGCGCAGATCGAGCGGGTGCGTGCAGCGGGGACCTCGGTGATCATCATCGACCACGTCCTGGAGGACCTGTTCGCGGTCGCCGACCGCGTGGTCGCCTTCGACTTCGGTCGGCCGATCGGGGAGGGCCCGCCGGCGGAGATCATGGCCGACGAGCAGGTGCGCCGCAGCTACCTCGGGGTCACGTCCGCGGAGCGCCCGCGCGCGCCCGCCCCTACGGGGGCCGCCCCGGTCCTGACGCTGAGCGGCGTGACCCGGCGCTACGGCGGGGTCACCGCTCTCACCGGGATCGACCTGGTCGTGCGCGGGGGCGCGATCCTCGCCGTGGTGGGCGCCAACGGTGCGGGGAAGAGCACCCTGGGCCAGATCCTGCACGGCACCCTCGCCCCGACCACGGGCGAGCGGACGGTCCCGGACCTGCTCCGGAGCAGCCTGGTCCCGGAGGGGCGGGCGCTCTTCCGGACCCTGTCGGTCCGCGAGAACCTCGAGGTCGCGGGCTACGCGGCCGGGGTGAAGGGCCGCGAGCTCCGGTCCCGGATCGACGACGCGGCCGGGTGGCTGCCCGAACGCGTCCGGACCCGGCTCGAGCTGCCCGCCGCCGCGCTGTCCGGCGGGGAGCAGCAGCTGCTGGCCGTGGCGCGCGCCCTGATCGCCGGACCGCGCCTGCTCGTGGTCGACGAGCCGGCCCTCGGCCTGGCGCCCGCGCTGGTGGACGAGGTCTACGGCCGGATCGCCCGGCTGACCGAGGACGGCGTCACCGTCGTCGTGCTGGAACAGCTCCTGACGCGCGCGCTGACGGTCGCGCACGAGGTCGTGGTGCTCCACGAGGGGGCGATCGGCGCGACCGGCTCGCCGGACGACCCGACGTTCGCCGGGCGCGCGGAGCGCGCCTACTTCGGGTCGTCGACGTCGGAGGACCCGGTGAGCCCTTGA
- a CDS encoding ABC transporter substrate-binding protein, giving the protein MLDRRTGVLAVLAAVLALVLAACGGGPQSAAPGDDGSGPITIGAWIPLTGAQAASGVPQMEGAKAYFSWLNENGGINGRQVDWIVKDNAYDPQQTVQAARALIGQDEVVAIVNANGVAPSEAAFPFVLEQSEVPIVDHYGGIAAWYDPPRPLLFGTQTLYEDQAAAMAQWAVESGARRLVVVHDDPKAFADVAAQIGPAATRADGSTTTTAVPVKLGTTDFAPAVSQVEAAGGDAVMLILPAPEAAAYLKAAQLQGVTLPTYGYSPTASSTTVTLAGAAAEGFRAVSLVRAPTDQSPAMQQFREVMATYAPSQPADFSTLLGYANAAVFAEVVKTIQGPVTAESIVEAYRGASAVDTGVAPTMSFSADQHVGTRDVQRVTVRDGQWNAEGDFVSAPDRS; this is encoded by the coding sequence ATGCTCGATCGACGCACAGGGGTGCTCGCGGTCCTCGCCGCGGTCCTCGCCCTGGTACTGGCCGCCTGCGGCGGCGGACCACAGTCCGCCGCTCCCGGTGACGACGGGTCCGGCCCGATCACGATCGGCGCCTGGATCCCGCTCACCGGTGCACAGGCCGCCTCCGGGGTGCCGCAGATGGAGGGGGCCAAGGCCTACTTCAGCTGGTTGAACGAGAACGGCGGCATCAACGGACGGCAGGTGGACTGGATCGTCAAGGACAACGCCTACGACCCGCAGCAGACCGTGCAGGCAGCGCGGGCGCTGATCGGGCAGGACGAGGTCGTCGCCATCGTCAACGCCAACGGCGTCGCGCCGTCCGAGGCGGCCTTCCCGTTCGTCCTCGAGCAGTCGGAGGTCCCGATCGTCGACCACTACGGCGGCATCGCCGCCTGGTACGACCCGCCGCGACCGCTGCTGTTCGGGACCCAGACGCTGTACGAGGACCAGGCCGCGGCGATGGCCCAGTGGGCCGTCGAGTCCGGCGCGCGCAGGCTCGTCGTGGTGCACGACGACCCCAAGGCCTTCGCGGACGTCGCCGCCCAGATCGGCCCGGCGGCGACCCGCGCGGACGGGTCCACGACCACGACCGCGGTGCCGGTCAAGCTCGGCACCACCGACTTCGCCCCGGCGGTCAGCCAGGTCGAGGCCGCGGGTGGCGACGCCGTGATGCTGATCCTCCCCGCCCCCGAGGCCGCGGCCTACCTCAAGGCGGCCCAGCTGCAGGGCGTCACGCTGCCCACCTACGGCTACTCGCCCACCGCGTCGAGCACGACCGTGACGCTGGCGGGCGCGGCGGCGGAGGGGTTCCGGGCGGTCTCGCTGGTGCGGGCGCCCACCGACCAGAGCCCGGCGATGCAGCAGTTCCGCGAGGTCATGGCGACCTACGCGCCCAGCCAGCCCGCGGACTTCTCCACGCTGCTCGGCTACGCGAACGCCGCCGTGTTCGCCGAGGTGGTGAAGACGATCCAGGGCCCGGTCACGGCCGAGTCGATCGTCGAGGCCTACCGCGGCGCCTCCGCCGTGGACACCGGGGTGGCCCCCACCATGTCCTTCTCCGCGGACCAGCACGTGGGCACCCGGGACGTGCAGCGGGTGACCGTCCGGGACGGGCAGTGGAACGCCGAGGGCGACTTCGTCAGCGCGCCGGACCGGAGCTGA
- a CDS encoding enoyl-CoA hydratase/isomerase family protein translates to MAAEDDIQFERDGHVARIWLNRPHKRNCITVPMLHKLDEYITEIEADPELRVVVVRGRGNTFSSGFDLDSLQAEFIGTSTAMDVAVVSAKVCDRLYNMSKPSVAVLEGYVTAGGFEIMISCDFAIADESAQIGDFHIRRALFGGAGPIYRLPRMLGIRKTKELMLTGKLLSGKEAADFELVNDSAPAEQLDETVEEFISHLTDKSPFQMKLTKMAIDRGLDADIASLMVLEHLAVGVTLNSQDAAEGVAAFLEKRDPKWTGR, encoded by the coding sequence ATGGCTGCCGAAGACGACATCCAGTTCGAGCGGGACGGTCACGTCGCGCGCATCTGGCTGAACCGGCCCCACAAGCGCAACTGCATCACCGTGCCGATGCTGCACAAGCTCGACGAGTACATCACCGAGATCGAGGCCGACCCGGAGCTGCGGGTCGTCGTGGTCCGCGGGCGCGGCAACACCTTCTCCTCCGGCTTCGACCTCGACAGCCTGCAGGCGGAGTTCATCGGCACGAGCACCGCGATGGACGTCGCGGTCGTGTCCGCCAAGGTCTGCGACCGCCTCTACAACATGAGCAAGCCCTCCGTCGCTGTCCTCGAGGGCTACGTCACGGCCGGCGGCTTCGAGATCATGATCTCCTGCGACTTCGCGATCGCGGACGAGTCCGCCCAGATCGGCGACTTCCACATCCGCCGGGCGCTCTTCGGCGGCGCGGGCCCGATCTACCGGCTGCCCCGGATGCTCGGCATCCGCAAGACCAAGGAGCTCATGCTCACCGGCAAGCTGCTGTCGGGCAAGGAGGCCGCCGACTTCGAGCTGGTCAACGACAGCGCCCCGGCCGAGCAGCTGGACGAGACCGTCGAGGAGTTCATCAGCCACCTCACGGACAAGAGCCCGTTCCAGATGAAGCTGACCAAGATGGCGATCGACCGCGGCCTGGATGCGGACATCGCCTCGCTGATGGTGCTGGAGCACCTCGCGGTCGGCGTCACGCTCAACTCCCAGGACGCCGCCGAGGGTGTCGCGGCCTTCCTGGAGAAGCGCGATCCCAAGTGGACGGGCCGCTGA
- a CDS encoding SDR family NAD(P)-dependent oxidoreductase, with protein sequence MRRLDDRRVLLTGATGGLGTAIATRLAAEGASVALTDLDPAACAALADRLDGETVALGLDVADEDGWQRTVAAVHERWGAIHALVNNAGIGSLATVEDEDRTRWDQVVDVDQTGTWLGMKHVGPLIERSGGGAIVNIASVLGATGGLANSVAYAAAKGAVRAMTMNAALHWATRGVRVNSVVPGFIGTAQLQERFGGTERHAAMLANTPMRRLGRPADVAAAVAFLASDDSAYTTGSEVFVDGGWSAR encoded by the coding sequence ATGCGACGACTCGACGACCGACGCGTGCTGCTGACCGGCGCCACCGGTGGCCTCGGCACGGCGATCGCGACCCGACTGGCGGCCGAGGGCGCCTCGGTCGCACTGACCGACCTCGACCCGGCGGCCTGCGCGGCGCTCGCCGACCGCCTCGACGGGGAGACCGTCGCGCTGGGACTCGACGTGGCCGACGAGGACGGGTGGCAGCGGACGGTCGCGGCGGTGCACGAGCGGTGGGGCGCGATCCACGCACTGGTCAACAACGCCGGGATCGGCAGCCTGGCGACCGTCGAGGACGAGGACCGCACGCGCTGGGACCAGGTCGTCGACGTCGACCAGACCGGCACCTGGCTGGGGATGAAGCACGTGGGGCCGCTCATCGAGCGCAGCGGTGGCGGCGCGATCGTCAACATCGCCTCGGTCCTGGGCGCCACCGGCGGCCTCGCGAACAGCGTCGCCTACGCCGCGGCGAAGGGCGCGGTCCGCGCGATGACCATGAACGCGGCGCTGCACTGGGCCACCCGCGGGGTCCGGGTCAACTCCGTCGTCCCGGGGTTCATCGGCACGGCGCAGCTGCAGGAGCGCTTCGGCGGCACCGAGCGGCACGCGGCGATGCTGGCGAACACCCCGATGCGACGGCTCGGGAGACCGGCCGACGTCGCCGCCGCCGTGGCCTTCCTGGCGAGCGACGACTCCGCCTACACGACCGGTTCCGAGGTCTTCGTCGACGGGGGCTGGTCCGCCCGCTGA
- a CDS encoding branched-chain amino acid ABC transporter permease, with amino-acid sequence MEQLFLVVVSGIASGAVYGLLGLGLVIIYRATDVVNFALASMATLAVYVALMVVDRGLGVWAGLLAAVLVAVVVGLLVREVLLRPLGSGRLFAALVMTMGVSLVIEALVSAMWGTEPRAFPPLVAGSVSFGSAALATQDLVVIGVSAAAMLAVGWLFTRTTLGSAMRAAAESATTAQIIGVPAQKVARIAWALGLGLAALASVLYAPRVGLAPMVLSAPLFRAFAGIFLGGLTSMHGAVIGGVTIGVLENLAASYVSANFRDTFVFALTVLILLLRPQGIFGTRSFERV; translated from the coding sequence ATGGAGCAGCTCTTCCTCGTCGTGGTGAGCGGTATCGCCAGCGGCGCCGTCTACGGCCTGCTCGGCCTGGGGCTGGTGATCATCTACCGGGCCACGGACGTGGTGAACTTCGCCCTGGCCAGCATGGCCACCCTCGCCGTGTACGTCGCGCTGATGGTCGTGGACCGCGGTCTCGGCGTGTGGGCGGGCCTGCTCGCGGCCGTGCTCGTGGCCGTCGTGGTCGGGCTCCTCGTGCGTGAGGTCCTGCTGCGTCCGCTCGGCTCGGGCCGGCTGTTCGCGGCGCTGGTCATGACGATGGGCGTCTCGCTCGTCATCGAGGCGCTGGTCAGCGCGATGTGGGGCACCGAGCCGCGGGCGTTCCCGCCGCTGGTCGCCGGCAGCGTCTCGTTCGGCTCCGCGGCGCTCGCGACCCAGGACCTGGTGGTGATCGGGGTGTCCGCCGCGGCGATGCTCGCGGTGGGCTGGCTGTTCACCCGCACCACGCTGGGGTCGGCGATGCGCGCCGCGGCGGAGTCGGCCACCACGGCCCAGATCATCGGTGTGCCCGCGCAGAAGGTGGCGCGGATCGCCTGGGCCCTCGGGCTCGGGCTCGCCGCACTCGCCTCGGTGCTCTACGCCCCCCGGGTGGGGCTGGCCCCGATGGTGCTGTCGGCGCCCCTGTTCCGCGCGTTCGCGGGGATCTTCCTGGGTGGCCTGACGAGCATGCACGGCGCCGTGATCGGCGGCGTGACCATCGGTGTGCTGGAGAACCTGGCGGCCTCGTACGTCTCGGCGAACTTCCGCGACACGTTCGTGTTCGCGCTCACCGTGCTGATCCTGCTGCTGCGGCCGCAGGGCATCTTCGGCACCCGCAGCTTCGAGAGGGTGTGA